In Poecilia reticulata strain Guanapo linkage group LG1, Guppy_female_1.0+MT, whole genome shotgun sequence, one genomic interval encodes:
- the exoc1l gene encoding exocyst complex component 1-like, translating to MSSLLREEMQRVLFRPAKHRLVEFIEIEEPTPGRHFLCVSVGQKKVVQLSIVHCQISQSTQKSGSKKLPTKRSSIQECYKRTEIWSLHDLTLVDGRDPDVDDPCFLLHFDKVRTVMAITCSAKYTMVRALVALCDRYCQKPLNLQNFDFPYIKPTTYYSNRGDCVVLSQICFYACNLVCLSMCPVPLDA from the exons ATGTCGTCTCTTTTGAGGGAAGAGATGCAGAGAGTTTTATTTCGACCTGCAAAGCACAGACTTGTGGAGTTTATTGAAATCGAAGAGCCAACGCCTGGAAGGCATTTTCTCTGCGTCTCAG ttggacaaaaaaaagtggTGCAGTTAAGCATAGTGCATTGTCAGATCTCTCAGTCAACCCAAAAATCTGGATCCAAGAAGTTACCAACTAAACGTTCCAGCATCCAGGAATGCTACAAAAGGACAGAGATCTGGTCCCTGCATGACCTGACTCTTGTTGATGGAAGAGATCCTGATGTG GATGACCCCTGCTTCCTGTTGCACTTCGATAAGGTGCGCACAGTGATGGCCATCACCTGCTCAGCTAAATACACGATGGTGCGCGCCCTGGTTGCCCTCTGCGACCGCTACTGTCAGAAGCCGCTAAATCTGCAGAACTTTGACTTCCCTTACATCAAGCCCACCACTTACTACTCCAACAGGGGGGACTGTGTCGTTCTGTCCCAGATATGCTTCTATGCGTGCAATCTGGTTTGCTTGTCTATGTGTCCAGTGCCACTGGACGCCTAA